In Macadamia integrifolia cultivar HAES 741 chromosome 13, SCU_Mint_v3, whole genome shotgun sequence, one DNA window encodes the following:
- the LOC122058907 gene encoding F-box/kelch-repeat protein At3g23880-like: MVEMANLPEDIMKEILLRLPVKILLRFRCVSQDWRSLISDSFFITLYNNNRFREKNTSLILTDGTAFYTIVDNSCHKLDIPLLTCTKLENWWHEIKVLGLCNGLLCFSLIRSSWIHNEDPIYLLNPATRELKKLPPGPCERSHCNFIRCGFGFDPMSNSYKVVKILYYYENSTNESDVWVYSSNLDNWRKLGDIPVPDLDLDLDFSFSCNSRTLVFNAAMHWIVYLKDGSGCLVSSIFSFDLVHEVFSELPQPPEKGSYKDMMVMEGCLSVFGINSETRSYWVMKEYGVQESWTKQHSWTKQHIFYDLIGLAHAPVQLWHDELLLHYFTEKFLLYNTKNKTVRNHVILGLPTKFKVFVYTEGLVTLKGFPTSAG, from the coding sequence atggtTGAGATGGCGAATCTCCCAGAAGACATAATGAAGGAGATCCTCTTAAGGTTACCCGTGAAGATACTGCTTCGATTCAGGTGCGTATCTCAAGATTGGCGATCTTTGATTAGTGATTCTTTCTTCATCACTCTATACAACAATAACCGATTCAGAGAGAAAAACACTTCTCTCATCTTAACTGATGGAACTGCTTTTTACACGATAGTGGACAATTCATGCCATAAACTTGATATCCCTTTGTTAACTTGTACCAAATTGGAGAACTGGTGGCATGAAATCAAAGTCTTGGGTTTGTGCAATGGGTTGTTATGTTTTTCGTTGATAAGGTCTTCCTGGATTCATAACGAAGACCCAATATATCTGTTGAATCCAGCCACTCGAGAACTCAAGAAGCTTCCACCTGGTCCCTGTGAAAGATCTCATTGCAATTTCATTCGGTGTGGATTTGGGTTTGATCCCATGAGCAATAGCTACAAGGTTGTTAAGATTTTATACTATTATGAGAATAGTACTAATGAGAGTGATGTCTGGGTGTACTCGTCGAATCTCGATAACTGGAGAAAACTGGGAGATATACCAGTCCCTGATCTAGACCTAGACCTGgacttctctttctcttgtaaTTCAAGAACCCTAGTTTTCAATGCTGCTATGCATTGGATTGTATATCTGAAGGACGGTTCAGGTTGTTTAGTTTCCTCaatcttttcttttgatctagTACATGAGGTGTTTAGTGAGTTACCGCAACCTCCTGAAAAAGGATCCTACAAAGATATGATGGTGATGGAAGGATGTCTTTCTGTTTTTGGTATTAACAGTGAAACAAGATCTTACTGGGTGATGAAGGAATATGGTGTTCAAGAATCTTGGACTAAACAACATTCTTGGACTAAACAACATATCTTTTACGATTTGATTGGTTTGGCCCATGCACCAGTACAATTGTGGCATGATGAACTTCTGTTACACTACTTCACTGAGAAGTTTCTTCTGTACAACACTAAGAACAAGACAGTAAGGAATCATGTAATTCTTGGACTTCCAACTAAGTTTAAAGTATTTGTTTACACTGAGGGTCTTGTTACGCTCAAAGGTTTCCCAACAAGTGCAGGATAA